Proteins found in one Magnolia sinica isolate HGM2019 chromosome 5, MsV1, whole genome shotgun sequence genomic segment:
- the LOC131247117 gene encoding cytochrome P450 71A1-like — MWYWRRRIEALSRSFLVRFSHCPREANSPADELARMGSDDRENLLFLDVSALPAKIRGLIFLDKIGLVFFLSSFSSPKRKPTHLPPSPPQLPIISNLHQLGNLSHRSLWHLSQKYGPLMYLKLGSLPTLVISSAKLASHIMKTQDIIFCNRPLFVSYKKLSYNFSDLAFTPYREYYKNMCKIFNNELLTSRESSHLDSLGRMRLLYTIISRAALSKSYRGGGEKTNFHSVFEEAQASLTAFFYTNYIPWLGWIDVVTGQWARLEKSFRELDEFYEKVIHEHLDPKRVKQEQEDLENIPIPSADDPFWRKLGLVELSPWSPDAQMVEEETWIRLFGIPSHAWFVSVICDLGSCFGEVTQIDTMSIGIFQMFARIKVINRQRASFLNPIQFVVAGKSYDDWAHPEDKETSVESGAKEAPSSHSDGSPAPSAICRRCTNSNRNPSVPHSIAATDPPVAMQEHRPAMLTESTSEPQLQHKPHLPVEPSSPPTSPLDQVRLGELAEERLMLPLLPQDENALPIQCKSAWHSPISPFPTRLREKTNFHSVFEEAQASLTAFFYANYIPWLGWIDVVTGQWARLEKSFRELDEFYKKVINEHLDPKRVKQEQEDLVDALIRVQKDLHLSRDNIKALLMVIHSSFYLPNFLGRSEKFFFGGYLSGSGLAQFILSGPGWTILAHLGMDYFSPSRTQMTIKIYSSLMLPIYFLQDIFIARTDTGAAMVVWAMTELVKKPRMMKKVQEEIRKIIGNKGKVEEDDLHLLDSFKLVVKETFRMHPAAPMLVPHETTRQCRLDGYIIAPKTLVLINALAIGQEPESWKNLGEFCLERFTDSSIDYKGQDFQFIPFGAGRRICLGMHFGAVTVEIALANLLYSFNWELPLGMNKEDVDKGELTGITVHKKSPLLLVPIKYINSTNGETNE, encoded by the exons ATGTGGTATTGGCGTAGGAGGATAGAGGCCCTCTCCCGTTCCTTCCTTGTCCGCTTCTCCCATTGCCCAAGAGAGGCCAACTCTCCGGCAGATGAACTAGCACGTATGGGGAGCGATGACAGGGAGAATCTCTTATTCCTCGATGTTTCGGCTCTCCCAGCTAAAATTCGTGGTCTTATTTTCTTAGACAAAATTGGGCTGG tcttcttcctctcctcattCTCTTCCCCAAAGAGAAAACCCACACACCTTCCTCCAAGTCCTCCCCAGCTTCCCATCATTAGCAACCTCCACCAGCTTGGCAACTTGTCTCATCGCTCTCTCTGGCACCTCTCCCAAAAATACGGTCCACTCATGTATCTAAAACTAGGAAGCCTACCCACCCTTGTTATTTCCTCAGCCAAACTCGCCAGCCACATCATGAAAACCCAAGATATCATCTTCTGCAATAGACCTCTCTTTGTTTCCTACAAGAAACTCTCTTACAATTTCTCAGACCTCGCTTTTACACCCTACAGAGAATACTACAAGAACATGTGTAAAATCTTCAACAATGAACTCCTTACATCAAGAGAGTCCAGTCATTTAGATTCATTAGGGAGGATGAGGTTGCTCTA CACTATCATCAGCAGGGCTGCTTTGAGTAAGAGTTACCGAGGAGGAGGAGAGAAGACCAACTTCCATAGTGTTTTTGAGGAGGCGCAGGCCTCATTGACAGCTTTCTTCTACACCAACTACATTCCATGGTTGGGATGGATTGACGTTGTCACCGGACAGTGGGCCAGGTTGGAGAAGAGTTTTCGAGAATTGGATGAGTTTTATGAGAAAGTAATCCACGAGCATCTCGACCCCAAGAGGGTAAAACAGGAGCAAGAGGATCTTGAAAACATACCAATTCCCTCTG CTGATGATCCATTCTGGCGAAAGCTGGGACTGGTGGAGTTGTCGCCTTGGTCCCCTGATGCTCAAATGGTGGAGGAAGAAACATGGATTCGTCTATTTGGGATCCCATCCCACGCATGGTTTGTTTCGGTAATATGCGATTTGGGTAGCTGTTTTGGTGAAGTAACTCAGATAGATACCATGTCTATCGGAATCTTCCAAATGTTTGCTCGTATTAAGGTGATCAATAGGCAGCGGGCGTCTTTCCTCAATCCCATTCAGTTTGTTGTGGCTGGGAAATCTTACGATGATTGGGCTCACCCAGAAGATAAAGAGACGAGTGTGGAATCCGGAGCGAAGGAGGCACCGTCTTCACATTCAGATGGTTCTCCAGCCCCCTCTGCCATTTGCCGCAGATGCACAAACTCTAACAGGAATCCTAGT GTGCCTCATTCCATCGCTGCAACTGACCCCCCGGTGGCTATGCAGGAACATCGTCCAGCCATGTTGACTGAATCAACCTCAGAACCACAGCTCCAACACAAACCACACCTTCCAGTGGAACCGTCCTCCCCACCAACTTCTCCTCTCGATCAAG TCAGGTTAGGGGAGCTAGCTGAGGAGCGCTTGATGCTTCCCCTGCTCCCCCAGGATGAGAATGCACTCCCTATCCAATGTAAATCAGCATGGCATTCCCCCATCAGCCCCTTCCCCACCAGGCTCA GAGAGAAGACCAACTTCCATAGTGTTTTTGAGGAGGCGCAGGCCTCATTGACAGCTTTCTTCTACGCCAACTACATTCCATGGTTGGGATGGATTGACGTTGTCACCGGACAGTGGGCCAGGTTGGAGAAGAGTTTTCGAGAATTGGATGAGTTTTATAAGAAAGTAATCAACGAGCATCTCGACCCCAAGAGGGTAAAACAGGAGC aGGAGGATCTTGTGGATGCCTTGATACGAGTCCAAAAGGATCTGCATCTCAGCAGAGATAACATCAAGGCACTGCTCATGGTCATACACTCTTCTTTCTACTTACCTAATTTCCTTGGTCGATCAGAGAAGTTTTTCTTTG GTGGGTACCTTTCGGGCTCGGGCCTAGCCCAGTTTATCCTGTCTGGACCaggctggactattttggcccaTCTTGGGATGGACTATTTCAGCCCATCTCGGACTCAG ATGACGATAAAAATATACTCTTCTCTAATGTTGCCCATATATTTTTTGCAAGACATTTTTATTGCTAGAACAGACACAGGTGCTGCAATGGTCGTGTGGGCCATGACGGAGCTTGTAAAGAAACCAAGAATGATGAAGAAAGTACAGGAAGAAATTAGAAAGATTATAGGAAACAAAGGTAAGGTAGAAGAAGATGACCTACACCTACTTGATTCTTTTAAGTTAGTGGTGAAGGAGACTTTTAGAATGCACCCTGCCGCTCCTATGCTCGTTCCACATGAAACTACTAGACAATGTAGGCTTGATGGATACATCATTGCCCCCAAAACATTGGTACTTATCAATGCATTAGCTATTGGGCAGGAACCTGAATCATGGAAAAATCTAGGAGAGTTCTGTCTAGAGAGATTCACAGATAGCTCCATTGATTATAAAGGACAGGACTTCCAATTCATACCGTTTGGGGCAGGACGGAGGATCTGCCTGGGGATGCATTTTGGAGCAGTGACTGTGGAGATTGCTCTAGCAAATCTTCTCTATTCTTTTAATTGGGAACTACCTCTTGGCATGAACAAGGAAGACGTCGACAAGGGTGAATTAACCGGTATAACCGTACATAAGAAATCTCCTCTCCTCCTTGTGCCGATCAAATACATCAATTCAACAAATGGGGAAACAAATGAATAG
- the LOC131246429 gene encoding protein WHAT'S THIS FACTOR 1 homolog, chloroplastic: MAAIIVSLPIPSPQNSSRKKHFLQTTFLPPNPLPHKTLTKTTLQKKIPTSISSITSSSSSSSTIKIIRNPSLDRHVLKQNKLRFVQKLKTLLLSKPRHYLPLRILSRCRSYLSLPTSRSILSMIKRYPAIFQLFSPPPSPTNASDPPLSVRLTPAAASLAAQESLLKSQISSALASKLHKLLMLSFHRRLLLSKLVHLAPDLGLPPNFRSRLCNEHPQRFRTVDTSYGRALELVSWDPDLAVPFPAAQSPGLDLIIDRPAKFKMLRLPKGLNLKRRHRDFLIKFGELPEMSPYSMDGVGLLPAPHTMEAEKRACAVVREMLGLTVEKRTLVDHLTHFRKEFGLSNKVRGMLVRHPEMFYVSIKGQRDSVFLVEAYDERGQLVLKEEDELLVAKERLMELVRIGKRIRRERRNRVDGVDNDEEEDDDDEEEEEEEDDNDDGFEELFEAGIEDDWEDFGVDEEEDIGDEVVPGSSGEFWTVNGLSKDVGGGGEFESW, translated from the coding sequence ATGGCAGCGATAATCGTCTCTCTCCCCATTCCCTCCCCACAAAACAGCAGCAGGAAGAAGCATTTCCTCCAAACCACCTTCCTCCCTCCAAATCCCCTTCCTCATAAAACCCTCACAAAAACAACCCTCCAAAAGAAGATTCCCACCTCCATTTCTTCTATCACTTCATCTTCATCGTCTTCTTCCACAATCAAAATCATCCGCAATCCATCTCTCGACCGTCACGTACTAAAACAAAACAAGCTTCGCTTCGTCCAAAAGCTCAAAACACTCCTCCTCTCCAAACCCCGTCATTATCTCCCTCTTCGCATTCTCTCCCGATGCCgatcctatctctctctccccacctcTCGCTCTATCCTCTCCATGATCAAACGCTACCCAGCCATTTTCCAGCTCTTCTCTCCTCCACCTTCCCCCACGAATGCATCCGATCCCCCTCTTTCCGTTCGCCTCACTCCCGCCGCTGCCTCTCTCGCCGCCCAAGAATcccttctcaaatcccaaatctcCTCTGCTCTCGCTTCCAAGCTCCACAAGCTCCTCATGCTCTCCTTCCACCGTCGCCTCCTTCTCTCTAAGCTCGTCCACCTTGCTCCTGACCTTGGCCTTCCACCCAATTTCCGCTCCCGCCTCTGCAACGAGCACCCTCAACGTTTCAGGACTGTTGACACTTCCTACGGCCGTGCGCTGGAGCTCGTGTCGTGGGACCCTGACCTCGCCGTCCCCTTTCCTGCCGCACAATCCCCGGGTTTGGACTTGATTATCGACCGCCCTGCCAAGTTCAAGATGCTGAGGCTGCCGAAGGGCCTTAATTTGAAGCGGCGGCATCGGGATTTCCTCATTAAGTTTGGGGAATTGCCGGAGATGAGTCCGTATTCAATGGATGGGGTGGGGCTGCTGCCAGCGCCGCACACGATGGAAGCGGAGAAGAGGGCGTGCGCGGTGGTGAGGGAGATGCTGGGATTGACGGTGGAGAAGCGGACATTGGTGGATCACCTGACACATTTCCGGAAGGAGTTTGGGCTTTCGAATAAGGTGAGGGGGATGCTGGTGAGGCACCCGGAAATGTTCTATGTCAGCATTAAGGGGCAGAGGGATTCAGTGTTCTTGGTGGAAGCGTATGACGAGAGGGGTCAGCTGGTGTTGAAGGAGGAGGATGAGCTGTTGGTGGCGAAGGAGAGGCTAATGGAGCTGGTTAGGATTGGGAAGAggataaggagagagaggaggaatcGCGTCGATGGTGTCGACaacgatgaagaagaagatgatgatgatgaagaagaagaagaagaagaagatgacaaTGACGATGGTTTTGAGGAGTTGTTTGAGGCTGGAATTGAAGATGATTGGGAGGATTTTGGggttgatgaagaagaagatattgGAGATGAGGTGGTTCCGGGCAGCAGCGGAGAGTTTTGGACTGTCAATGGTTTGAGCAAGGATGTAGGTGGTGGTGGAGAATTTGAATCCTGGTGA